The DNA region ACGCAATGAAAGAATCACCTGCCACCTCACAACCAGCCTTCACTGCTCCCCCCGTCGCCCTGACCATCGCGGGCTCTGATTGTTCCGGGGGCGCCGGAATCCAGGCGGATCTGAAGACCTTTCAATTGCTCGGTGTCCATGGAACCAGCGCACTGACTTGCGCGGTGTCCGAATGTCCGGGCATCGTCGAATCGATCGAGGCGCTGCCACCTGAGTTCACCGCGTCCCAAGCCGCATTGATTTTGAAACACTATCCGGTCGGAGCCATCAAGACCGGCATGCTTTTAAGCCCGGCACACATCGAGGCGCTGCTTCCTTTGTTATCCGAACGCCCGGCTCCACTCGTCGTGGACCCTGTGATGATCGCCTCCAGTGGCGACGCCCTGGTAGAGCTCGACGCGGTCGAATTGATCAGCAACAAGCTGTGCCAACTGGCCACCTTAATCACACCCAACCTTCACGAACTCGCAGCGCTCACTGGTACACCTCTTGCCACCGATGAAGAATCCGCCACCGCCGCTGCCAAACAACTGACGGAAACCTCGGGCGCCGCGGTGCTCGCCAAGGGTGGACACTTCGACAACTCCGACGAAGCCACCGACCTGCTGGTTCTCACCGGGGGCAGCGTTATCCGCTTCACCGGCCGCCGTATTGATGGCGTGTCCACGCACGGCACGGGTTGCACATTGTCCGCAGCCATCGCCGCCGGACTCGCCCACGGGTTACCGGTTCAGGAAGCGGTAGCGAAAGGCAAGAAAGTCATTAGCACCGCCATCCGCACCAGCCACCGATGGCAAGATGGCGAGAATGAACTGCAAGCACTGAACCTGCTCGCATCCCATCATTGAACCCGTGCGGCACGCCTCGAGACGGCAGCCACAAACCCACCGCCTCCCGGTCGATGACTCGGCCCATCTGAACCGCCTCCACAGCAGTCAGGGCTAGAATTGCGTCGATTCCCTTGCATTCGCGCAAATATTTCGGGAATGTGAAGCAATTCTTCCGGCGAGCCTCCCCTGCCCGCCGGCGTAGAACCCCGCGAATCCATCCCTCTCGATGACTCCAGGAAACGACCAAGACCAGCCAGAACCGGACGACGCCCATGCCGACCCAGCCAACGATTTGGAGATGGGAGAGCCAGTGAGCGAC from Sulfuriroseicoccus oceanibius includes:
- the thiD gene encoding bifunctional hydroxymethylpyrimidine kinase/phosphomethylpyrimidine kinase; protein product: MKESPATSQPAFTAPPVALTIAGSDCSGGAGIQADLKTFQLLGVHGTSALTCAVSECPGIVESIEALPPEFTASQAALILKHYPVGAIKTGMLLSPAHIEALLPLLSERPAPLVVDPVMIASSGDALVELDAVELISNKLCQLATLITPNLHELAALTGTPLATDEESATAAAKQLTETSGAAVLAKGGHFDNSDEATDLLVLTGGSVIRFTGRRIDGVSTHGTGCTLSAAIAAGLAHGLPVQEAVAKGKKVISTAIRTSHRWQDGENELQALNLLASHH